One genomic segment of Desulfocapsa sulfexigens DSM 10523 includes these proteins:
- a CDS encoding hydantoinase B/oxoprolinase family protein — MANTDTHTFRFSIDRGGTFTDVYAEVPGKPGFKVVKLLSEDPANYDDAPREGIRRILEEYASSGEGKGIDASQIEWIRMGTTVATNALLERKGAPCALVITRGFGDVLRIGNQDRPHLFDLRIKKPDLLYREVIEVDERIRILHSHEKSQYTQHKVLTGVTGEEFAVLLEPDLELIKPQLEDLLKRGITSLAVIFLHAYACPEHEQAVGNLALSLGFEQVSLSSRVIPMVKLVSRGDTTMVDSYLTPHIRSYLQSFKKGFADNLADTPLLFMQSDGGLAPAEDFTGSRAILSGPAGGVVGYAMTTYSRETKKPVIGFDMGGTSTDVSRYGGDYDLTFETKTAGVRIQAPQLDIRTVAAGGGSRLFFDNGMFVVGPESSGAHPGPVCYRKNGYLAVTDANLILGRLRPDHFPNIFGVNEDQPLDVEESYRQMAELTDTINSFYKESGRPPLSVEETALGFLEVANEVMVRPIREVSVMRGFDIKEHVLATFGGAGGQHACAIARSLGISSIFIHRFAGILSAYGIGLADTVAEKQQPAAEVLTEGGLPGLEERLAALEVETVRELSSQGITDDTIQSLHYLNLRYQGTDGSLMIEKPADGDFAKAFQTRYMREFGFELPGRAVLVDDLRVRSIGKASKLKSFLVDRGESTAEKLDTVSCYFEGGWQQTDLYTMDSLKAGYTIEGPAILIQDTSTILIEPDCIAAITDFGDVEIQVSGHTRNKIDTEVDPVQLSIFSNLFMSIAEQMGRMLQKTAISTNIKERLDFSCALFGANGNLVANAPHVPVHLGAMSEAVKEQIRRVKDIMPGDVLVANHPAAGGSHLPDITVMTPVFQGKTIIFWVASRGHHADIGGISPGSMPPDSRQLIEEGAAIFSFKLVKNNVFQEQGISDLLLAPEKIKSEKGRPAISGTRLLGDNLSDLKAQVAANQKGIDLILEMVEYHGLEVVQAYMLHVQETAEEAVRNSLCEVSRNQGLAERDTITATEYLDDGSPIQLTLTIDRSDGSAIFDFTGTGTELRGNLNAPRAVTQSAILYSLRCLVEKDIPLNHGCLIPIELIIPEGCLLDPSPEAAVVGGNVLTSQRVVDVVLRAFGVAAGSQGCMNNFTFGNERFGYYETIGGGAGAGPDWHGQSGVHTHMTNTRITDPEILERRYPVLLHEFSIRKGSGGKGQFCGGDGLVRELEFLKPLNVAILSERRVFPPYGLEGGEAGSRGENIFIRQDGHRLNLGGKNEIRARVGDSIRICTPGGGGYGSLTE; from the coding sequence ATGGCGAATACTGACACTCATACATTCCGTTTTTCCATAGACCGTGGCGGTACTTTTACCGATGTTTATGCCGAGGTGCCGGGTAAGCCGGGATTTAAGGTTGTAAAACTTTTGTCCGAAGACCCGGCAAACTATGACGATGCTCCGCGTGAGGGGATTCGGCGGATTCTTGAGGAGTATGCATCGTCAGGAGAGGGCAAGGGAATTGATGCCTCGCAGATCGAATGGATACGAATGGGCACTACGGTGGCCACCAATGCCCTGCTTGAACGCAAGGGCGCTCCCTGTGCTCTTGTCATAACCAGGGGCTTTGGTGATGTACTCCGGATTGGCAATCAGGACAGACCGCACCTTTTTGATCTGAGAATAAAAAAACCGGATCTCCTTTACAGGGAGGTCATTGAGGTGGATGAACGGATAAGGATCCTTCATTCCCATGAAAAATCACAGTACACACAGCATAAAGTCTTGACTGGCGTAACAGGTGAGGAGTTTGCGGTTCTTTTGGAACCTGACCTTGAACTCATCAAACCACAGCTGGAAGACTTACTCAAACGCGGCATTACCAGTCTTGCCGTGATTTTCCTCCATGCCTATGCCTGTCCGGAGCACGAACAGGCTGTTGGCAATCTTGCCCTGTCGCTTGGATTTGAACAGGTGTCTCTTTCTTCACGGGTAATTCCCATGGTTAAGCTGGTCTCCCGTGGTGATACCACCATGGTCGACTCCTATTTAACCCCGCATATTCGCAGCTATCTGCAAAGCTTTAAAAAAGGTTTTGCTGATAATCTAGCAGATACCCCGCTTCTGTTTATGCAATCCGATGGCGGTCTGGCCCCGGCCGAGGATTTTACAGGAAGTCGGGCCATACTCTCGGGTCCAGCTGGCGGAGTGGTCGGCTATGCCATGACCACCTACAGTCGGGAAACGAAAAAACCGGTTATCGGCTTTGATATGGGAGGGACATCCACGGATGTTTCCCGTTACGGTGGTGACTATGATCTTACCTTTGAAACGAAAACTGCCGGCGTGCGTATTCAGGCACCACAGCTTGACATCAGAACCGTTGCTGCGGGTGGCGGGTCTCGACTCTTTTTTGACAACGGTATGTTTGTGGTTGGCCCCGAATCCTCGGGTGCCCATCCGGGACCTGTCTGTTACCGAAAGAATGGCTATCTGGCCGTGACCGATGCCAACCTGATCCTGGGGCGTCTCCGGCCTGATCATTTCCCCAATATTTTTGGTGTAAATGAGGATCAACCTCTGGATGTTGAGGAGAGTTACCGCCAGATGGCAGAACTTACCGACACAATAAACAGTTTTTACAAGGAGAGTGGTCGTCCTCCGCTCTCGGTGGAAGAGACGGCTCTTGGTTTTCTTGAAGTGGCAAATGAGGTAATGGTTCGACCCATTCGTGAAGTTTCAGTAATGCGCGGCTTTGATATCAAAGAACATGTGCTGGCCACCTTTGGTGGTGCAGGAGGGCAGCATGCCTGCGCTATTGCACGCAGTCTCGGGATATCCTCTATTTTTATTCATCGTTTTGCAGGGATACTCTCAGCATATGGTATCGGTCTTGCCGACACGGTGGCTGAAAAACAGCAGCCGGCGGCAGAAGTCCTTACTGAAGGGGGACTTCCAGGTCTTGAGGAAAGACTTGCAGCCCTGGAAGTGGAGACCGTGCGGGAGTTGAGTAGTCAGGGGATTACGGATGATACGATCCAGAGTCTGCACTATCTTAATCTACGTTACCAGGGGACGGATGGCTCATTAATGATAGAAAAGCCAGCGGATGGAGACTTTGCAAAGGCGTTTCAAACACGCTATATGCGTGAGTTCGGTTTTGAGTTGCCTGGTCGGGCTGTCCTGGTAGATGATCTGCGGGTTCGTTCCATAGGCAAGGCTTCCAAGCTGAAATCCTTCCTTGTTGACAGGGGAGAGAGCACAGCAGAGAAGCTGGACACAGTGTCCTGTTATTTTGAAGGTGGCTGGCAGCAGACTGACCTTTACACTATGGATAGTCTGAAAGCTGGTTATACCATTGAGGGCCCAGCCATCCTGATCCAAGATACCAGTACCATCCTTATTGAACCGGATTGCATTGCTGCAATCACCGATTTTGGAGATGTGGAAATTCAGGTCAGTGGACATACTCGTAACAAAATAGATACGGAGGTGGATCCGGTACAGCTTTCCATTTTCAGTAATCTGTTTATGTCGATTGCAGAACAGATGGGGAGGATGTTGCAAAAGACAGCGATCTCCACCAATATCAAGGAGCGGCTCGATTTTTCCTGTGCCCTTTTTGGGGCCAACGGAAATCTTGTGGCCAATGCGCCTCATGTCCCTGTTCATCTTGGGGCTATGAGCGAGGCCGTTAAAGAGCAGATTCGCAGGGTGAAGGATATAATGCCGGGTGATGTTCTGGTGGCCAATCATCCTGCGGCCGGCGGTAGCCATTTACCCGATATCACAGTGATGACACCGGTCTTTCAAGGGAAGACAATTATTTTCTGGGTTGCCAGTCGTGGCCATCATGCTGATATAGGTGGTATCTCCCCCGGCTCCATGCCACCAGATTCCCGGCAGCTTATCGAAGAGGGGGCAGCCATTTTCTCCTTCAAACTCGTTAAAAATAATGTCTTTCAGGAACAGGGTATTTCAGATCTTCTGTTGGCACCTGAGAAGATAAAGTCTGAGAAGGGTCGCCCTGCCATCAGCGGAACACGCCTTCTGGGGGATAATCTTTCTGATCTCAAGGCTCAGGTGGCTGCCAACCAGAAGGGCATTGATCTTATTTTGGAGATGGTGGAATATCACGGCCTTGAAGTTGTACAAGCCTATATGTTGCACGTCCAGGAAACAGCAGAAGAGGCTGTCCGAAACAGTCTTTGCGAGGTTTCCAGGAATCAGGGGCTGGCCGAAAGAGACACGATAACAGCCACCGAGTATCTCGACGACGGCAGCCCGATACAGTTGACACTCACCATAGATCGCAGTGATGGCAGTGCAATCTTTGACTTCACAGGAACAGGAACCGAACTCCGGGGCAACCTCAATGCGCCACGGGCTGTTACTCAGTCAGCCATTCTCTATAGCCTCCGCTGTCTGGTTGAAAAAGATATTCCACTGAATCACGGTTGTCTGATTCCCATAGAACTTATTATCCCCGAAGGCTGTCTTCTTGATCCATCGCCTGAGGCAGCAGTAGTTGGCGGCAACGTGCTCACCTCTCAGCGGGTGGTTGACGTCGTGCTGAGGGCATTTGGCGTGGCCGCTGGTTCCCAGGGCTGCATGAATAATTTCACCTTTGGCAATGAGCGTTTCGGCTACTATGAAACAATCGGTGGTGGGGCAGGTGCGGGCCCCGACTGGCATGGTCAGTCGGGGGTTCATACCCATATGACCAATACCAGAATAACTGATCCGGAAATTCTGGAACGGCGGTATCCCGTTTTGCTCCATGAGTTTTCTATCCGTAAAGGATCAGGGGGGAAGGGGCAGTTCTGCGGCGGTGACGGACTGGTGCGGGAACTCGAATTTCTTAAACCTCTGAATGTGGCCATACTCTCTGAACGAAGAGTTTTTCCTCCCTATGGACTGGAAGGTGGAGAAGCAGGCAGCAGGGGCGAAAATATATTTATCCGTCAGGACGGGCATCGCCTCAATCTTGGAGGTAAAAATGAAATTCGGGCCAGAGTGGGTGATTCAATCCGTATTTGTACTCCTGGTGGCGGAGGGTATGGCAGCTTGACGGAGTGA